One stretch of Janibacter limosus DNA includes these proteins:
- a CDS encoding TY-Chap domain-containing protein, which translates to MFDEQVEAAWRDFHERLVAVIEEWEGDNIFRISLDGTSEDVEGDTPFVELNFVRPQVLVEVASNMTLAREWRMNRTQQAAIRRWGMVCPTRQEPTYGKYYDECRPDEPATVVIGVLRDVFGIVHPALLTSLSDEFTPPSVEPWQASPVHADGARPTSRAEVNELVRIALRPMLAEIDRTEDGDVYVEYLDTFVWVRSSCSVPRIRICCALDHHAADRDDATRMADRLNGSVHGVKFTVLTTRASWR; encoded by the coding sequence ATGTTCGACGAGCAGGTCGAGGCGGCGTGGAGGGACTTCCACGAGCGTCTGGTCGCGGTCATCGAGGAGTGGGAAGGTGACAACATCTTCCGCATCTCGCTCGACGGGACGAGCGAGGACGTCGAGGGGGACACACCCTTCGTCGAGCTGAACTTCGTGCGCCCTCAGGTGCTCGTCGAGGTCGCGAGCAACATGACCCTCGCGCGCGAGTGGCGGATGAACCGCACGCAGCAGGCGGCCATCCGGCGATGGGGGATGGTGTGCCCCACGCGGCAGGAGCCGACCTACGGGAAGTACTACGACGAGTGCCGTCCCGATGAGCCGGCGACGGTGGTCATCGGGGTGCTGCGCGACGTCTTCGGCATCGTCCACCCGGCACTGCTGACGAGCCTGTCCGATGAGTTCACGCCGCCGTCCGTCGAGCCTTGGCAGGCCAGCCCCGTCCACGCCGACGGAGCCCGACCCACCAGCAGGGCGGAAGTCAACGAGCTCGTCCGTATCGCCCTGCGTCCCATGCTTGCGGAGATCGACCGGACCGAGGATGGAGACGTCTACGTCGAGTACCTCGACACCTTCGTGTGGGTCCGGTCATCCTGCAGCGTGCCGCGCATCCGCATCTGCTGTGCCCTCGATCATCACGCCGCAGACCGCGACGACGCGACACGGATGGCCGATCGACTCAACGGCTCCGTCCACGGTGTGAAGTTCACCGTCCTCACGACGAGAGCCTCCTGGCGATGA